CAACTTATTTCAGTTCGTCTTGAATAGGCAccagacaaattgaaatctagcaGATGTGAGACACTCCTTTTTCATGAATGATTTTCAGCAATTAAAACTATTTAATAACTAgtgtatataaaaatgaaaatgtataaACTGAACTGCACAACTTGCTACTTGTTTCAGTTCGTCTGGAATAGGCACCAGACTAATTGAAATCTGGCAGTTGTGAGACACTCCCTTTTCATGAATGATTCTCCATAGATTTTCaccaattcaaaaaatgtaaataactactaatttgttcaataaactctTACAATATCCGGCTTCACAGCTTCAGGTCCAGTATAGTTCTTGCGAGTCACCCATGCGTAGAGAGATTTGGCAAGTGATGTGGAAATTTTCGCCAATACAGCTTGCACCGATTCCTCAGGTATAGCACTGCTATTGTAGTAACGATATTCTATGTTTGATGCATTGTCCATGAGGCCATTGTAATACCTGGAATTTAGAGGGAAAAGTTCGGATTAAAGATCATGTTGACCAATTAAAAACCATTCAACATATCGTGAGATTATATAGCATTCAGTGGAATATTATttagggttgagtgtaagagagggccgactgcgccctaacttcgacctcctaggtcaaaaataaagtcagtcattctattctattaatttattttttcaatcattcagaattactcAACTTTCAGAAGAGTATCACagacttacgcccaaaacggttccaattctaaagctgcatttacaccaaagttattaccAAAATGTTTGTAATCcttacagattctattagattgaacataatttatcataggCTACACATGGAACATATgggtttgtcaagttccgttcaatctaatagaatctaaggattaagttattaacattttgttaataactttggtgtaaacgcagcttcattAATACAACAGTCTAAAcatagctaggttatgtgtcacttttacattttttaattatacaCTCAAATTTACGATCTAAAACAAAATATGCAATAAAAACAGATAATCGGAAGATTTGGAAGAGTGTTCAAAGTCTTGTGAGATTCCAAGAAttggtcaatcacttttaagAGCAATGAGAATCATTTAAACACCGTCCTCTTGTATTCAAAAATCctttgtatttattttctatgTTACGGAGGAAAGTGAGAAATCTTTTTCACATACATttgcgtacagacttttgcgCCACGAGCACGCGCTGATTATAGCCGACTTGTACAGAGACGGAAAgctacagatataataagcttggcatcagctgatggtTAGCGGAAAGTACGTGTTCATGGCGCAAAAGTTCTGTACGTAACTTTATGTGAAAAAGATTTCTCACTTTCCTCCgtaaaatagaaaagaaaatccAAGGATTTTTTTAATACAAGAGGTGTTTGAATGATTCTCATTGCTCTTAAAAGTGATTGGCCAATTCTTGGAGTCTCACAAGACATAATGATAATTTCCATGAAGTTTCATAATAAAAGTAAAGTGGCCTTAACCAGAACAAGAACATAATGTTTGGAATAGTATTGCTTtcagacccggttgcacaaaagtagagATGTGTCGTTCAGTCATGACCCGTTCAAATTGAACGAAACAGTCAGGTGAACGGGTCGCGGCAGTGAACAAGACCGACTGAccgatcagtaaagtgatccgaacttccAATCTctacacaaaagccggttaaattttaatcgtgacttatttcacgagagccaatcggTGAAGGCTTCTTCTcaaaaaaaaccttctctgattggttctcgtgaaattaatcacgattaaaatttaaccggcacttAGCATATTATTAGAATGTTGTCTGAAATGCAGTAGaaagttattttttattatgggAATCCcagtaaaaatatttgtaatgaaCAACGGGAAAAGAGAGAAATCTTCATGATAAATTGTACTCAATAGTTAGACTTgataaacaaacaaaaatgtcagAATAAAGAAACTTAATGGTATCATGAAGCCGAAACATTTTGTGactgaacaattttaaaaagggtacgtACCCCCTGTTGCACGTACGTCGGTTAACGTTTAATACGATTAAATGCTATACTTTAATCGAGATTAGCGCTAACCGATGCATTTTGGTAGCACAAAACAGAAATTCAAGCAATAACGTCGATTAgttgaaatgataaaaatttggttgcacaaaggtaaaaataaaaaaataacgcTGGTTAAACTAATCGACGTAAAATATTTTTAACAGGTCATTAACGGGGAATTAAgattaggtacctactgatagctgtctttcaattagtttttggtaaaaaatctacaaaattcaaagtatgagctaaatatataaatgaatttcatccgttaataagaaagagaagtatctagctgatattagcattcaaaattagattcttatttttgaggttagttttcgatctggTTCGTCTGCAGATAGCACTTGACATTAGCGACAGAAAGAAAATTTTTATGGCGCATGCCTAATGAATGGTCATcggcttcaataacataacctcaattttgtTCAGAATAATAAAATCTGTCGgttaaattacagtgttgccagattgtgaAACCGTTAATATCTTGTTTAGTTAACCGGAAAGGTTAATTGGGATTAAAAACTAATCGATCTTTGTGaaacagaaatgaatccgtaaaactaacgctgatttgttaatcagcgttaatgtccatatttaacagacgtACATGCAACTGGcccttagatttttattttcatttataaataaactaAATATGATAGAGCAGAGCTCACAGTATTgttaaaatattgttaaaaatgtttataaatGGAATGATTTCTATGTCATGGAGGTTACTCAggcatatttttatattgattctGGTTTAGTAGGTGATTATTTCAATCACCTGTTGATGTACTCCTTGCCGTGATTGGCCAGCACGACGGCGGGAATGTTCTTGTCTCTCTTGAGGAATGGATGCACCGATGAGGGAGGCAGCTCGTCATCAACTTCAGAAGCAACGGTCACTGGTTTCACAGCATCCATCTCCAAACTTCTACAGAACTCTTTTGTCAACAGATCAACCTGGGGAGTGAAAATATCCAATCGCTCTGTTAAATAGAATTCAAATAGGCATAAACACAACTATGAATGGTAAAGTTTCAATATATGGTGAGGTCAACGTTAGATACCGGTAGCATTATAAACAAGCCAAGGTAAATGTGCGCTTACGCCGATGATATCAAATCAAAAACGTTTTATTCCCCAAAATAAATGCTAATGAACACAACTCTGAATGCTAAAGTTTCTATTAATgatatagtgagttccacgctAGATACCGGTAGCATTATAAACAAGCCAAGGTAAATGTGCGCTTACGCCGATGTTATCAAATCAAAAACGTTTTATTtcccaaaataataacaaaaattacatgatacacaataaaattaatacgtTAGGATTATTCGTCTGTATGTAGGGGGGAGTTCAGATGGGACAGTCATCTTTTCAAACTTGATtgacgagcgaagtgaggtccaagattcaagtcgacggttttgcatttctctttatgtttatatgttccgcatttaaggcgaaacgcaataacctgttttttcttttccgactattgtattgtttgctcaaATATTGTATACAAACATCTCCATCTTATTTGTGTTATTTGTTGTCTAAGAGatatctacttctctctagcacagtccctcatgctgtatgggattgtgggatggggaggtgcaagcttcttgcacatcaaaccgctcctcagggtacagaagctgatcatgagggtcatcaaccagaagcctccacgctattcatcagaccagctattcaatgagtttgacgtgatggatccaagacagctttactccaaggagatactatgcagattacacaagaacccaacaacatttcaaaccagaaaccacaaccacaacaccagatacaggaatcttctcatcaccagtgttgcaagaagacactataccagagacatttcaatcatttagcaccaaaattatataatctacttcctgcaaactttaaacagattaatcatcctagaaagttcaaaacaatagtacacaattggttgatgagcaaaggaagacagaacatagaaaacattatttcaaataacaactaaccacctaatgacttactaaacactaactaattaataatacgcacaaaaaaactaacaaaacctactctagaacatggtacgccatagtggagtaggtcaatttccacacagaaaaaactaaacaagtagaggacacgttaaaagaatttttttaactattgtatgtaatattgtaacttaTCTAATATTtagtgtaattgatgttgtagttttagtttttttgggaaataaacatttatcttttatttattttatattttttatttataggatattattatttcttcaatgaaTGGTATAGATTAAAGTAAACTTACTTCATTGTTCATTCGCTTCGTGTGGCAGAACAGTTTTGGAGATTTGCTCATTTGACTGACATCGACCATCAGACCAATATGCTCAAAGTTAATGGGATTCGACTCCTTTGGAAACGTTTTCTGCATAATATCATACACTGTCCTCCCACTGCCGATGTAGTCGTACATTTCTCCATTGAACATGGCAAACATCACATTTCGTTCTgcaaaacaaatcaaatcaatctttATTACATCAAAATACGTGGTAggtccagaaagtaagttccgtttagtaataaaattaaattgtgtacagatacagaaaagttatttattgcacaaaattCTACAACTCTTAAACTACTTTTCCACATAACTACCGAAATTTTGCAGACATTTGTCATAGCGTGGCATAAGTTTTTGTATGCCTTCTTCATAGAAATTTGCCGCCTGTGTCTTCAACCAGTTGGAAACAGTTCCTTTCAGCTTGTCGAAATTTCAGTTTTCCGGTAACAATTTCATGCATTAGTGATCGTGAAATTTGGGGAAATTCCATAGCGAGAGCACTAATTGTAAACTTTCGGTTTTCATGGATCTTGTCATCAATCGCGTGAACCAGTTCATCTGTAACCAAAGATGGACGCCCACTTCGTTCTTCATCAAGCACATCACTACGTCCGTCATTGAACTGATGGACCCATCTTCTCACCATTGAATCTCTCATCGCACTTTGTCCATAAACATCGCAAATTTGCCGATAAATTTCACTTGGGTTCACTTTCCTTGCATTCAGAAAACGAATCACAGACCTGATTTCACAAGCGGCGGGATTTTCAATCAACACCGACATTGTAAACAAGCACAACAAAACGTACGTGGCTGACAGCGATCTCCAAATGGCGCACGTTTCTTCTCCTTGATACAGAGCGTCTACCGCGCATGTGCGGAACTGCGATCGCAGCGCTGTAgcggatataaattgaaacggaacttactttctggacGTGCTATTTACAATAATTAGGGTGTAGCCACATTggatgcgtatatgtgcaagtgaaCGTCGAATCATAAATATGAATTTAACATCTTCGGATACTGTTGCTGGTGGgatgttttaatttttgacaaaatcccagtgttttaattttgaattcaacaattttcaataacaaaatttggaaagtgccattgaaacacgttgtgactagCATGTGGCTGCTCatactgaacgcaaccagcaagtgcaagcgTTCAGTGTGAATGTTCATATTGCTCTCtacagattttgtttctcatgcataaccaagcttgcacttTCACggattcaatgtgatcacacccttactCAAAATTCTATATTACTCAATACTTAATaatgtttgtattatttttatccttttttataatttgtatctgtacaatttgtattgtaaaggagacatatttggggaaaccagttgtctccattgtgaataaataaatgaataaatgtcgttaattggagaataaatttgatttgattagaaATACTAAAATATGAATACAGAATCATaacactttaaaatatttcaatacttttAAATAAATCAACCTTATTAAcactttaataaattaatactttttatcatcatcatcgtcattcaaggattaggctctgttggcctgttccggcatccatttcttcattGGTCGTCCGACGCCTCTTCTCCCATCGGGTTTGTAGTGCCAAGCTTGAATTGGAAGTCTATTTGCTGGCATACGAAGTGATGGCTATCacttcttcaatatttgcaatatacttttttataaataacaatactttttAAACTTGTTAGCCTACGTGATAACtttactctactagctcgatactgttttcattagcatagtattggtagagtagagtgagaagcggtggtgggggaaggcaagttgtagagtactatcccacggtgctataccactctactaaaaactagtactctaccatgaacgttttcattgggagagttcacaagataattagtacttgcccagggagctctaccactaactctactaatgaaaaccaggctcaaattcaaattcgaattcaagtttattgattctcaaaagatatacaacactttcaaggcaaaaaaaaaatatatatatatatatatataagaatctacacctgcaaagaaaccctgtgcgcaggtgtgagtctttattgattgattgaatatttctcACCTAAGGAGCTATTAGCAGGTAAAATAGAGCTGAGCAGTTTGGCAGTTGCCAAGAAAGTGACAAGCCCCGTCATGGTCGACATTGCACCGAGCATTACGCCATCAAACATGGAGGCTGTGTCGAGTCTGGTCGAAAACAGTAGAATTGACCGGTTTTCTGGCTTTTTTATCGGCTCCAAGGTGGAGATGATATTCTTGTCACCCATTCCATCACAGTAACTCACTAGAATCAAAcagagttttatttttttttaaatcaattcaatcaaataGTGTCGGATTCAAATATCATATACATTGATACATTACatacaaaatcaaatttaatagagatggaaattactaagatattacaatcattcaaatgctaatgaattattaactattattaatcgaaaatccaaattaaatgttgtaattcaccccgaagattctgctactgcgaatattaacaacagggtaaacagctagatggaaatattcgatgagcgctactattcaaaaatttcatttttttcatttttttcatcccactgaccacctatgaaaggggtataaggatttgtcaattataatctaagtcgtcaatctttgcattccataatgcaaaaagaattcctcactattatttgtcagcccgggaaatatggcttcgtataaaatgagcgctgctatccagagattgtcagtttggtgtaaggctaagcattcctgaccggcaattaggaggaaCTGGGTTCGtttcccgggctgataaataatttttgaaaaaacaccgttttttcaagttgtttataacctctaaatcgctaaatatggtgagaaatctcgccaaaagccaagagtcgccatattgtttatcaattttatgtgaggtcCTTTAGCtctgttcacagtgatgtcTTATTGAAACTTTTCCGATGCCAAAACATTGGTTAgatagaagcatgtacggaaaaagtgaatagagctgcagtgtgacttatgtgtgatgctaattcgagatatagctaaatgggcttcggcaaacgactgtgcaacgaccaaacatttatgtcagtgattttaaactatgtctcacatagctatgtttgattttaaGTAACGAGTATGCAACCGGGCATTAATCTGTTAAAGTCATATTAATTTAGTTTTTTCTAAGCAAATACTGATCAACTGACAAATCGAGGAGGGAAGATAGTTAGCAAATCTATTATATTCTTTTTAAACTAACCATAataaatatacatttatttacaatatgaTTAGTAAGTTTtcagctgtagttttctgtaaaaggtcaagtttttagctcaaaaatttctagttcattcaaaatttagactttttgaataattactaagataatactgttctagattttttatttagactctaatagtaactatttgattcaaaatttactcgtttatctgagtattgaagtgcgtaaattgtattttgaaaagtgaaagtgacataaccaaacATTTTgattggacagtatagtataaattggaaatggcgacagttttgggcatgagccgttgtgcctttcctcatgttaggTATTATTTGTACACAATGATCAGTTgagacctgaaaactctgacaccagacctgagccaaccaggtcactcgatattattattattacaatatgtTGACAAGaacaaatttcaagtgtttATATTAAGCTAATTTTCTGTGAAATTATAAGAGTTGGTACCATAATCTCATTCAGACTGACTCATCAACTATCTAAATAGTTTCGgattaattctgttttttttatatcccaatcattgttttgattttgtgcatGTGTGAATGAAACAATTAACTagagtaaaataaataattttatgttcACATACGATTACAAGACataggctatagtgaggtccacgttataatggcagtgttttacattagcaatggtattgttagCCTTGTCTTTcatcaacaaagcggatagcgctatctctttctcgctttgctctgttgccagatcgtcttttaacaatgtggaattaataattaagtaacaaaatatttcatcatgatcatcatgaaatattaaaaaatattatttattgctttgataaaaaactaattgattattgtaaacgagaataaacagttatattattatcaataaacctgtatcagcaaagtctatagaaggcattggtgtgacgtcagcacaggtagggatcctacaccaatagaaacactagctgatatagatcagctgaaatcaacgaatttttatcgagtaggagccctacctttgctgacgtcacacgaatgcgcTACGGCTTAGTTACggaggtatagtgaggtccacgttataatgacagtggataaagatagaagatagCGATGCCGATCTCTTcataattaattctatttcaacactgtcaaaaacataactggcatcgttgtggacctagaaaagtatagtactaccgactttgtcgaatgatagacaaggatagctaaaccaaagttgattaaatactgtcattataacgtggacctcactatagtgttcggcaacgttttctcctatctttctccactgccattataacgtcgacctcacGTACACTTACATGGATTGAAGACAAAAGTGATAGAGTTGCTTCGTCGTATACAGGTGGCAGTGTCCACAGCTGCATGCATATGACTCTTCATTTGCAGTGAGCACAGAGACTTATGCATCTGGCTATCATCAAATGGCTGATTGAACTTCAGAAAGCACTGGAAACAAGGGACCACTGTTAGTAATTTACAGTACAGGTCGATTCAAGACTGACTGAAAGATAGcttgaatataatttgaattcaattctattacACTGAGGTCCGGTttctagaggtgcgtacagactttcgctctgctccgcaaccgaacgtcactccagcagagcgattgatgatcgaccggggagcaacagtggttcgaccggggaacgcgagaagatctaacatcttccataacgttcatgatgggtggtgggcggtgcgactgtggttcgatggaggtacgagggcggtacgagggaggagcgtgctcggtgctggttggaagcgcgaatatgtgtacgcagcttaggACACAGTTATTAAATCTAGAGTACATACAATCTGTAGGTTTAATGATCATAAACCTATTTTTATGGACATCTATATATagataaaagcgaaatggcactcactcactgactgatgACTCACTactcactcactccctcacccgcataactaaaaatctaccggaccaaaaacgttcaattttgtaggtatgttcagttggccctttagaagcgcactaagaaatctctttggcaatattttaactctaagggttgtttttaagggNNNNNNNNNNNNNNNNNNNNNNNNNNNNNNNNNNNNNNNNNNNNNNNNNNNNNNNNNNNNNNNNNNNNNNNNNNNNNNNNNNNNNNNNNNNNNNNNNNNNcctatcaactggcataggtctcatttctggggaaatttcaggagctccgtaatattcttgagaaaaatggcggataatgactaaaaatccatgtttttcacggttttctcgaaaacggctctgaagattttcttcaaattcataccatagatagatattcataagcactatcaactggcatgagtctcatttctgggaaaattcaatgagctccgtaatattcttgagaaaaatggaggataatgactaaaaatccatgtttttcacggttttctcgaaaacggctcgaacgattctttccaaattcataccatggatagctattcataagccctatcaattgacatgagtttttttttctgggaaaattgcaggagctccgtaatattcttgagaaaaatggcggataactgctaaaaaaccatgtttttcacgagtttctcaaaaataacttgaccgattttttttcaaattcataccctgtatagttatttatcagctctatcaactggcataagtctcctttctgggaaaccaatggagggtccaccctatccttgggaaatggacttagtaacctccttctcgtgcatgaggtaggtaggtagcgcagttcataaaaagaacacatagtagagatatttcatctgtagaacaactGTTTTCAcgtctttaaaaaaatgacgactgaaaaaaataatcgaattttacaattcacacaaagaaaaagttctctgaaaacaattatatatacacataatatactgacagaagtctgatcgtagtttcaaatatgtgcaaggaaagttgtgtgagtgtaccacaccagattttttcaaataggaaggtggtcatgcgatacatgatttcgaaacgaaatttcaagaaaaaatgaatggcgaaaaccgcatatcgtttcgaaaatattcacattattaatcaatactattcaaagcagaaaggagagaaaaagtatgagaacggcttagtatctcatgaaAGAATGTGGTTCCAAGGTGGGAgtgattgggaatcctactcaaattgaaaatactactttattatgactttagaaatctggtccgccatcttgaatgcagctttatttttttttaataggaaggtaatcatgcgatacatgatttcgatacggaatttcaagataaaatgaatggtgaaaaccgcacatcgatatttcaaaccgtttagaagatattcacattattaatcaatatcatgtaaatcagaaatgaaatacataaggtgtattgattaataatgtgaatatcttctaaacggtttgagatatcgatatgcggttttcgccattctttttttcttgaaattctgtatcgaaatcatgtattgcatgatcaccttcctatttaaaaaaaacaaagttaAACAAAGTTCAATATggcagatccaagatggcggaccagatttttaaactcatagtgaagtagaattttcaatttgagtaggatccccaatcacacctacCGTCAAATTaactttgtgtatgagatatcaagccgttctcggactttttgaCCACTCTGTTTAATATTATAGTGGTTCAAGataagaattattcatttcattgaaaGAATACGACAtttgatgttgtcaataacactattattatgaatgggcCTTGAACGGTAACACTTTACTAGTAGAACTACACTATACTACACTAGTAGAACCCGTAACTAGTAACCATGTAACCAGGATTTACGTACCCGTAACTAGTAGAATTATTCTACACTAGTAGAACCCTATATTTatactatatttgttcaaaatagtGGCATTGACAACATCAATGTGTTGATGTTCTTCATTCAATAATGAAGAAACCCGACTTctcttcccattcaatcaaactatttttttactTGTTATTGACTTGATTTGAGCGCAAACTTTAGTTGTTgggaaaaaaacaattttgaatctACTACTACTATTCATCCCTTTTGATTCTCATCCAGgcttcatattatattgtataatagaaaataaaatattgtttcacGATTCTGCGTTTAATTTGGTCTTGCCAGCAAAgtttaatctatataaataaaaatcaagcctcaaattttgacattcaataactctTTTATgagtgcaccgaatttgatgattttttgttgtgttcgttatgttcaggaccaggtttaagggctatcaaatttataatccgacttctggtctctttcctacg
The sequence above is drawn from the Nilaparvata lugens isolate BPH chromosome 2, ASM1435652v1, whole genome shotgun sequence genome and encodes:
- the LOC111060862 gene encoding nicastrin, whose translation is MKSCFLKFNQPFDDSQMHKSLCSLQMKSHMHAAVDTATCIRRSNSITFVFNPLSYCDGMGDKNIISTLEPIKKPENRSILLFSTRLDTASMFDGVMLGAMSTMTGLVTFLATAKLLSSILPANSSLERNVMFAMFNGEMYDYIGSGRTVYDIMQKTFPKESNPINFEHIGLMVDVSQMSKSPKLFCHTKRMNNEVDLLTKEFCRSLEMDAVKPVTVASEVDDELPPSSVHPFLKRDKNIPAVVLANHGKEYINRYYNGLMDNASNIEYRYYNSSAIPEESVQAVLAKISTSLAKSLYAWVTRKNYTGPEAVKPDIIDELLYCYLESRNCKIFKQSVAPEEKLTADLTPLYVGVYKSPNTITKLTALTHVYFTGRNVNISESHCKSSDDDYSYYWISGQSGKGECKQTTVQLLKALSPAFEIEGYDWTSREYSTWSESVWQEMSLRMFLKPSRQQEMVTLVVGLVTLVLSFIVVYWLKSQAHLLFQIEVGVAC